Genomic DNA from Mesorhizobium sp. 131-2-1:
GTCCTGCTGCGGTTTTCACGGGCGTCAAATGATCTAGATTGCCCGAGGACGTGCACGAGGAGAACGCATGACGGTTGGCCGAACGCTTCTCAAATCCGTACTGGTCGCAGCCGCCCTTGCCGGCGGCCTGCAAGCGACCTTCGCGGATGAATGGCGCACCACCTCATCGCTGATCGGCCCCTCCAAATACGGCGACAATTTCCAGCACTACGACTACGTCAATCCGGACGCGCCCAAGGGCGGCGCCTACAATTCCGTCGTTCTCGGCACCTTCGACAGCTTCAACCCCTATATCGTGCAGGGTTCCCCGGCAGCGGGGCTCGTCGGGTTCGGCGGCGGGTTGCTCTACGACACATTGATGGAGCAATCCACCGACGAAGGCAGCACCAGCCATCCGCTGATCGCCGACGCCTACAAATTTCCGGCCGACTATTCCTCGGCGACCTACCGCCTGGACCCGAGGGCAAAATGGCACGACGGCCAGCCGATCACCGTCGACGACGTGATCTGGTCGTTCCAGGTGCTGAAGGCGAACAGCCCGCAATACAGCCGCTATTTCGAGAACGTCACCGACGCGGTCGCCATCTCGGACCGTGAGGTCGAGTTCCATTTCAGCCAGAAGGGCAACCGCGAGCTGCCGAAGATCATCGGCGACCTCGCCGTGCTGCCGAAGCACTGGTGGGAAGGCAGCGACGCCAATGGCAAGAAGCGGGACGTGACCAGACCGACGCTGGAGCCGCCGCTCGGGTCCGCCGCCTACAAGATCGCCAGCTTCAAGCCGGGGTCGGAGATCGTCTGGCAGCGCGTGCCGGACTATTGGGCCGCCAAGCTGCCGGTGAAGATCGGCCGCGAGAATTTCGACACGCAGCGTTTCACTTACATCCTGGACGACAACGCCGCCTGGCAGGCTTTCACCAAGGGCGGGCTGGACGACATCAAGCCGGAAAACAGCTCGAAGCGCTGGAAGACATTCTACAACTTCCCGGCGATCCAGGCCGGCGACGTGATCAAACAGGAATTCAAGACCACCTCGCCCGAGCCGATGCAGGCCTTCATGCTCAACCAGCGGCGGCCGCTGTTCCAGGATCGCCTTGCCCGCGCAGCGCTGACCTATCCGTTCGATTTCGAGACGATGAACCGAACGCTTTTTTACGGCTTCAACACCCGTACGCAGAGCTATTTCCAGGGTACCGAACTTGCTTCCAGCGGCCTGCCACAAGGCAAGGAGCTGGAAATCCTGGAAACGTACCGCGACAAGCTACCGCCCGAACTGTTCACCCAGGAATTCAAGCTGCCGGTCTACGACTCGCCTCAGGCGGAACGGAAGTACCTGAAGCAGGCTGTCGACCTGTTCGCGCAGGCCGGCTGGGTGATCAAGGGCGGCAAGATGGTCAATGCCAAGACCGGCGCGCCGTTCAAGTTCGAGATCCTGGGCTGGAACGACACTGACCAGGTGATCGCCAGCCCCTGGATCGCCAATCTGCGCAAGATCGGTGTCGATGCGACGCTGCGCATCATCGACCAGACCCAGTATGTCAATCGCGTCAACAATTTCGATTACGACGTCATCATCGGGCAGCTTGGGCAGTCGGAATCGCCCGGCAATGAACAACGCGACTTCTGGAGCTCGAAGGCCGCCGATACGCCGGGATCGCGCAACTATTCCGGCATCAAGAACCCGGTCGTCGATGCGCTGGTCGACCGCATCATCTTCGCCACCGATCGGGACGACCTGGTCGCCGCCACCCACGCGCTCGATCGGGTGCTGCTGTGGAACTACTATGTGGTGCCGCAATACTACCGGGCCGTGGTGTGGCTCGCCTATTGGAACAAGTTCGGCATCCCGGAAAAGCAGCCGAGCTATAGCGGCGCTGACCAGAGCTCCTGGTGGATCGATCCCGAGAAGGAAAAGGCGCTGGCCGCCAAATACAAGGGCAGCAACTGATGGGGCGGCAACCGACGATGGCGCTTTCCCGCCGCGACGTCCTGGCGCTCGGCGTCGCGGCTACCGCCAGCACATTGCTGCCCGGCCGCGCCTTTGCCGCCATTCCGACCGGCGTCAAGGTGCACGGCCTGTCGGCGTTCGGCGACTTGAAGTACAAACCGGATTTCGCGCATTTCGACTATGTCAACGTCGACGCTCCGCAAGGCGGGACCTTCAACTTCTCGCCGCCCAACTGGGGCTACAACCAGAACCCGCTTACCTTCAACACGCTGAACTCCTACACGCCAAAGGGCGATGCGCCGCCACGCATGGGGCTGTGCTTCGATTCGCTGATGGCCAGGGCGCTGGACGAGCCGGACGCCGTCTACGGACTCGTCGCCGTCGGCGTGACGATTTCCGACGATCGCAACAGCTTCACCTTTTCGCTCAGGCCCGAGGCACGCTTCCACGACGGAACGCCGCTGACCGCCGAGGACGCGGCCTTCTCCCTGAAGCTGTTCAAGGAGAAGGGCCATCCCGACCTGTCGCTTTCGCTCACGCATCTTGCGGATGCCGTCGCCGTCGACCCGCGCACGCTCAGGCTGAGCTTTTCCGGCAAGCAGTCCGCCCGCACGATCCTCAACATCGTTGAATTCCCGATCCTGTCGAAGGCCTTTTACACGGCCAACCCGTTCGATTCCTCGCAACTCAACCCACCGCTCGGATGCGGCGCCTACAAGGTCGGACGCTGGTCGGCCGGGGCCTGGATCGAATATGAGCGGGTGGCCGACTACTGGGGCAAAAGTCTTCCGGTCAATCTCGGCCAGAACAATTTCGAGCGCATCCGCATCGAGTTCTACCAGGACCGCACCGCCGGCTTCGAAGCCTTCAAGAAAGGCGAGATCCTCTATCGCGAGGAGTTCACCTCGCGCGTCTGGGCGACGGCTTACGATTTTCCGGCCTTCACCGCCGGAAAGGTGGTCAAGCACGAATTCCCGGCTGAGAGCTTGCCCTCGATGCAAGCAACCGCAGTCAACCAGCGGCGCGAACAGTTCCGCGACCCGCGCGTGCGGCAGGCGATCGGGCTCTGTTTCGACTTCGAATGGACGCGGCGAAACTTCTTTTACGGTTCCTATGAACGCTCACAATCCTGCTTCGAGAAGTCGGATTTTCGCGCGCAAGGCATGCCATCGCCGGAAGAACTTGCCCTGCTGGAACCGCTGCGTGACAAGCTGCCCCCGGGGGCCTTCGGCGAGGCGGTGACGCAGCCGGCCTCGGATGGTTCGGGGCGTGACCGCAAAATGCTGGGCAAGGCGGCGAAGCTGCTCGCCGAGGCCGGCTGGAAACGGTCCGGCGATTTCGTCGTCAACGACAAGGGCGGGCGGCTGTCGGCCGAGTTCCTGGTCGATGACGAAACCTTCGTCCAGGTCTATTCGCCCTGGATCGCCAACATGAAGGCGGTGGGCATCGACGCCACGATCAGGCTGGTCGATTCTGCGCAATACGAGCTCAGGCAGTCGACCTTCGATTTCGACCTGTTGTCGGCCGCCTTCTCCTTTTCGGCGACGCCGACCCGCGACGATGTCGAGATCTTCTTCCATTCGAGCACGGCAGCCGTCACCGGCTCGCGCAACCTGCCGGGCATAAAGAGCCCGGCCATTGACGCGCTGATCGATACGGTCGGCGCCGCCAAGGACCGCCAAAGCCTGACCGTCGCAATGCGGGCGCTCGATCGGGTCTTGCGCGCGCGGCGCGATTGGATTCCAAGTTGGTTCCTGGCGAATCACCGAAGCGCCTATTGGGACATGTTCGGCTTTCCGGAACAGAAACCCGATTTCGGCTTTCCGGTCGAGACGCTCTGGTGGGTCGACAAGGGCAAGGCGGCAAAGATTGGCAAAGCCTGAAATCTCCGTTCGCTCAGGACGGGCGGCCTGATGGGCGCTTATATCCTGCGCCGCATCCTTTTGATGATCCCGACCCTGTTCGGCATCATGGCGATCTCCTTCGCCGTCATCCAGTTCGCACCCGGCGGGCCGGTGGAGCAGGTCATCGCCAGGCTCACCAACCAGGGCGGCACCGACCGTCTCGGCGGCGGCGGTGGCGATGCCGGTGGTGGCGGGGGCAATATCGATGTCGCCGGCGACGTCAGCTCGAAATACCGCGGCGCGCAAGGGCTCGATCCCGAATTCATCAAGAAGCTGGAAAAGCAGTTCGGTTTCGACAAGCCGCCGCTGGAGCGCTTCGGCATGATGCTGTGGAACTATTCCCGCTTCGATTTCGGCGACAGCTATTTCCGCGACATCTCGGTGCTCGACCTGATCCTGGAAAAGATGCCGGTGTCGATCTCGATCGGCCTGTGGATCACGCTCCTGTCCTATCTGATCTCGATCCCGCTCGGCATCCGCAAGGCGGTCAAGGACGGATCGGCCTTCGACGTCTGGACCAGCGGCGTCGTCATCGTCGGCTACGCCATCCCCGGCTTCCTGTTCGGCATCCTGCTGATGGTGCTGTTTGCCGGCGGCTCGTTCTGGGACTGGTTCCCGCTGCGCGGCATCGTTTCGGATAATTGGGACCAGTTGTCGTGGCCGGACAAGATCGTCGACTATTTCTGGCACATGACCTTGCCGCTCACCGCGCTGGTGCTGTCGGCTTTCGCCACGACCACGCTGCTCACCAAGAACTCCTTCCTCGAGGAGATCCGCAAGCAGTATGTGGTGACGGCGCGCGCCAAGGGCCTTTCGGAGCGAAAGGTGCTTTACGGCCACGTCTTCCGCAATGCGATGCTGATCGTCATCGCCGGCTTTCCCGGCGCCTTCATCTCGGCCTTCTTCACCGGGTCGCTTTTGATCGAGAACATCTTCTCGCTCGACGGCCTCGGCCTGCTCGGCTTCAAATCCGTCGTCGACCGCGACTATCCGGTGGTGTTCGCCAATCTCTACATCTTCTCGCTGCTCGGCCTGTTCGTTAACCTCCTGTCCGACCTGATCTACACCTGGGTCGATCCGCGCATCGATTTCGAGCGGAGGGATGTCTGATGGCGGAAGCCGCTGCAGTAACGACGCCGCCCCGCATCGCCCGCCCCTGGCTGTCGCCGCTCAACCAGCGACGCCTGCAGAACTTCAAGTCGAACCGGCGCGGCTTCTGGTCGTTGTGGATCTTTCTCGTCCTGTTCGTGCTGTCGCTGTTTTCCGAGTTCATCGCCAACGACAAGCCGATCATCGCCTCCTACAAGGGCGAGATCCTGTTTCCGGTGCTGGTCGCCTATCCGGAAGAGAAGTTCGGCGGCTTCTATGCTGTGACCGACTATCGCGACCCCGTCATCCAGGACGAGATCAACGCCAATGGCTGGATGATCTGGCCGCCGGTGCGCTACTCCTATCAGACGGTCAACAATGCCATTCCCGAGGCGGCGCCGACCAAGCCGTCCTGGCTCTACGACAAGAAGACGCTGTGCAACCAGTATCCGCAAGGTGCGGCCGACCCGAACTGCTCCGTCGGCAACTGGAACTGGCTGGGCACGGACGACCAGGCGCGCGACGTGCTGGCGCGGCTTATCTACGGCTTCAGGATCTCCGTCCTGTTCGGCCTGATCCTGACCGTGGGATCATCGCTGATCGGCGTGGCCGCCGGCGCGATGCAGGGCTATTTCGGCGGCTGGACCGACCTTCTCTTCCAGCGCTTCATCGAGATCTGGTCGGCGATCCCGGTGCTCTACCTGCTGCTCATCGTCGCCGCCATCCTGCCGCCCGGCTTCTTCATCCTGCTCGGGCTGATGCTCTTTTTCTCCTGGGTGGCGTTGGTCGGCGTGGTGCGCGCCGAATTCCTGCGCGCGCGCAACTTCGAATATGTCAATGCAGCGCGCGCTCTTGGCGTGCCCAACCTGACCATCATGTTCCGGCACCTTCTGCCCAACGCCATGGTGGCGACGCTGACCTTCCTGCCCTTCCTGCTCTCAGGCTCGATCTCGACATTGACCTCGCTTGATTATCTCGGCTTCGGCCTGCCGCCGGGCTCCGCGTCGCTCGGAGAGATGCTGAAACAGGCGCAGCGCAACCTTAATGCGCCGTGGCTCGGCATTTCCGCCTTCATCGTCATCTCGCTGATGCTGTCGCTGCTGGTCTTCGTCGGCGAGGCGACACGCGACGCCTTCGATCCGCGCAAGACGTTCAAATGAGCGAGCCCCTGCTTTCCGTCCGCGATTTAAGCGTCGCCTTCGCGCAAGGCGGCAAGCAATCGCTGGCCGTGGATCACATTTCCTTCGACATCGCCAAGGGCGAGACGGTGGCGCTGGTCGGCGAGTCCGGTTCCGGCAAGTCCGTCTCGGCGCTGTCGGTGCTGAAGCTGCTACCCTATCCGACAGCCAGCCACCCATCCGGAAGGATCCTGTTCCAGGGCGCCGACCTTCTGTC
This window encodes:
- a CDS encoding extracellular solute-binding protein, translated to MTVGRTLLKSVLVAAALAGGLQATFADEWRTTSSLIGPSKYGDNFQHYDYVNPDAPKGGAYNSVVLGTFDSFNPYIVQGSPAAGLVGFGGGLLYDTLMEQSTDEGSTSHPLIADAYKFPADYSSATYRLDPRAKWHDGQPITVDDVIWSFQVLKANSPQYSRYFENVTDAVAISDREVEFHFSQKGNRELPKIIGDLAVLPKHWWEGSDANGKKRDVTRPTLEPPLGSAAYKIASFKPGSEIVWQRVPDYWAAKLPVKIGRENFDTQRFTYILDDNAAWQAFTKGGLDDIKPENSSKRWKTFYNFPAIQAGDVIKQEFKTTSPEPMQAFMLNQRRPLFQDRLARAALTYPFDFETMNRTLFYGFNTRTQSYFQGTELASSGLPQGKELEILETYRDKLPPELFTQEFKLPVYDSPQAERKYLKQAVDLFAQAGWVIKGGKMVNAKTGAPFKFEILGWNDTDQVIASPWIANLRKIGVDATLRIIDQTQYVNRVNNFDYDVIIGQLGQSESPGNEQRDFWSSKAADTPGSRNYSGIKNPVVDALVDRIIFATDRDDLVAATHALDRVLLWNYYVVPQYYRAVVWLAYWNKFGIPEKQPSYSGADQSSWWIDPEKEKALAAKYKGSN
- a CDS encoding extracellular solute-binding protein translates to MALSRRDVLALGVAATASTLLPGRAFAAIPTGVKVHGLSAFGDLKYKPDFAHFDYVNVDAPQGGTFNFSPPNWGYNQNPLTFNTLNSYTPKGDAPPRMGLCFDSLMARALDEPDAVYGLVAVGVTISDDRNSFTFSLRPEARFHDGTPLTAEDAAFSLKLFKEKGHPDLSLSLTHLADAVAVDPRTLRLSFSGKQSARTILNIVEFPILSKAFYTANPFDSSQLNPPLGCGAYKVGRWSAGAWIEYERVADYWGKSLPVNLGQNNFERIRIEFYQDRTAGFEAFKKGEILYREEFTSRVWATAYDFPAFTAGKVVKHEFPAESLPSMQATAVNQRREQFRDPRVRQAIGLCFDFEWTRRNFFYGSYERSQSCFEKSDFRAQGMPSPEELALLEPLRDKLPPGAFGEAVTQPASDGSGRDRKMLGKAAKLLAEAGWKRSGDFVVNDKGGRLSAEFLVDDETFVQVYSPWIANMKAVGIDATIRLVDSAQYELRQSTFDFDLLSAAFSFSATPTRDDVEIFFHSSTAAVTGSRNLPGIKSPAIDALIDTVGAAKDRQSLTVAMRALDRVLRARRDWIPSWFLANHRSAYWDMFGFPEQKPDFGFPVETLWWVDKGKAAKIGKA
- a CDS encoding microcin C ABC transporter permease YejB, with protein sequence MGAYILRRILLMIPTLFGIMAISFAVIQFAPGGPVEQVIARLTNQGGTDRLGGGGGDAGGGGGNIDVAGDVSSKYRGAQGLDPEFIKKLEKQFGFDKPPLERFGMMLWNYSRFDFGDSYFRDISVLDLILEKMPVSISIGLWITLLSYLISIPLGIRKAVKDGSAFDVWTSGVVIVGYAIPGFLFGILLMVLFAGGSFWDWFPLRGIVSDNWDQLSWPDKIVDYFWHMTLPLTALVLSAFATTTLLTKNSFLEEIRKQYVVTARAKGLSERKVLYGHVFRNAMLIVIAGFPGAFISAFFTGSLLIENIFSLDGLGLLGFKSVVDRDYPVVFANLYIFSLLGLFVNLLSDLIYTWVDPRIDFERRDV
- a CDS encoding ABC transporter permease; this translates as MAEAAAVTTPPRIARPWLSPLNQRRLQNFKSNRRGFWSLWIFLVLFVLSLFSEFIANDKPIIASYKGEILFPVLVAYPEEKFGGFYAVTDYRDPVIQDEINANGWMIWPPVRYSYQTVNNAIPEAAPTKPSWLYDKKTLCNQYPQGAADPNCSVGNWNWLGTDDQARDVLARLIYGFRISVLFGLILTVGSSLIGVAAGAMQGYFGGWTDLLFQRFIEIWSAIPVLYLLLIVAAILPPGFFILLGLMLFFSWVALVGVVRAEFLRARNFEYVNAARALGVPNLTIMFRHLLPNAMVATLTFLPFLLSGSISTLTSLDYLGFGLPPGSASLGEMLKQAQRNLNAPWLGISAFIVISLMLSLLVFVGEATRDAFDPRKTFK